GACCACGCGGACGGGCGCCGGCCCGCTCACGCCGGCCTACGCCGCGCCCGAGCAGGTCCGCGGCGAGTCGGTCACGACGGCGACCGACGTGTACGCGCTGGGCGTCGTGCTGTATGAGCTCCTGTCCGGCCGCCGACCGTACGACGTGACCGGCGCCAGCCCGACCGAGCTCGAACGGACGCTCATGACGCAGCCCGCCCGGCCGAGCGCCGTCGTGGCCGAGCGCGCCCACGCCCGGCGGCTCCGCGGGGACCTCGACACCGTCGTCCTGAAGGCGATGGCGGCCGAGCCCGAGCGCCGCTACCCGACCGCCAGCGCCCTCGCCGACGACCTCCGGCGCCATCTCGCGGGCGAGCCCGTCGCCGCCCGCTTGCCGACGACGCGGTACCGCGTGACCCGGTTCGTGCGGCGGCACCGCGTCGGGGTGGGCGTCGCCGCTGCGGCCGTGGCCTTGTTGGCCGTCGTCGTGGCGGCGTACACGCTCCGGCTGCGGGCCGAGCGGGACCGCGCGGAGGCCCGGTTCGCGATCGCCCGAGAGGCGGCGCGGGCCATGATCTACGACGTCCACGACGCCGTGGCCGGGCTGCCGGGCGCCACGCCGGCCCGCGCCGTCCTCGTCGACCGCGCCCAGGCGTACCTCGACGAGCTCTCGGCCCAGGCCGCCGACGACCCCGCGCTGCGGATCGACCTCGCCGGGGCCTACCGCCGCGTCGGCGACGTCGAGGGGAGCCCCATCAGCAACAACCTCGGGCGGACGGCCGACGCGCGGGCGAGCTACCTCCGGGGCCTCGGCCTCATCCGAGGACTCCCGCCGGACCTCCCCGACTCGCTCGCCGCCGCCGCCGCCTCGACCGAGGGCCAGCTCTGGAAGGGCCTCGGCGTCGTCGTCGCCCACACCGCGACGCCGGACTCGGCGCTCGCCCACCTCCGACGGGCGATCGACGCCTACGCCCGCGCCGTCCGCCTCGCCCCCGACGACCTCGACCACCGCGTCGACCTCGCCGCCGGCCACGTCAACCTCGGTGACTACCTCGGCCACCCGTACTTCCCCAACGCCGAGCGGCCCGACGCGGCGCTCGTCCAGTATGCCCGGGCGCGGGCCCTCATCGAGTCGGTCCCCGAGCCCGAGCGCTCGCTCTACGCGCTCCGCATCGACGGGATTACCTACGAGCGTGAGGGGAACCTCCACCGCTCGCGCGGCGACCTCGACGCGGCCGTCGCCCCGCTCCGGCGCTCCAACGAGCTCCGCCAACTCATCGCGGCCCGGCCCGACGCCGACGCCGACGCGATCCGCGACGCCGGGATCGGGACCGAGGCGCTCGGACTCCTCGCCATCGAGCGCGGCCGGTTCGGCGAGGCTGAGCGGTCGCTCCTTGCGGCCCAGACCGTCTACCAGCGCCTCGCCGATGCCGACCCCAAGAGCGCCAACGCTCGCCAGACGTTGGCCTTCGGCCACCTCAACCTCGCGCGGCTCTACGGGGACCCCGACGGGCCCGACCTCGGCCGCCCCGCCGAGGCCCGCCGCCACGCCGCCGAGGGCGCCCGGATCTTCCGCGCGCTCGCCGAGGCGGACCCGGACAACGACCGCCTCCAGTCGCTCGCCGACGACGCCGAGACGACCCGCGACCGGATCCGCTAGCCTGCCAGACGGACCCGCTGCGGGCCGGGCGGAGTACGGCGGAGGCGTCCTCCCTCTGCCATGCCCCTCCCCCTCCTCCTCTCCGCCCTCGTGCCCGGCGGCAGCGCCGCCGCCGGCAGCGGCTCCCTGACGCTGCTCGTCGTCTTCGTCGTGCTCGCCATCGGCGTCTCGTTCCTGTGCTCGGTGATGGAGGCCGTGCTCCTCAGCGTGACGCCGGCCTACGTCGGGGCGAAGGAGGAGACCGCGCCCGCCACGGCCGCTCGCCTCAAAGCGCTCAAGGCCGACATCGACA
This sequence is a window from Rubrivirga marina. Protein-coding genes within it:
- a CDS encoding serine/threonine-protein kinase, whose product is MGPDPSFHRRAAALFADALDQADPEAFLDGACDDDALRAEVRELLDAHATAGDALTPPEAGGLADALVGRGVGPWQVDAVLGEGGMGAVYRAHRVDGAYRREVALKMLQPGVPGAAVLRRFLAERDVLARLEHPGIARLYDAGVDAEGRPFLAMELVPGAQITAWAETASVEDRLDVFVQVCDAVAFAHQNLVVHRDLKPSNLLVTEGGGRPRAVVLDFGIAKLLDAPDAETTRTGAGPLTPAYAAPEQVRGESVTTATDVYALGVVLYELLSGRRPYDVTGASPTELERTLMTQPARPSAVVAERAHARRLRGDLDTVVLKAMAAEPERRYPTASALADDLRRHLAGEPVAARLPTTRYRVTRFVRRHRVGVGVAAAAVALLAVVVAAYTLRLRAERDRAEARFAIAREAARAMIYDVHDAVAGLPGATPARAVLVDRAQAYLDELSAQAADDPALRIDLAGAYRRVGDVEGSPISNNLGRTADARASYLRGLGLIRGLPPDLPDSLAAAAASTEGQLWKGLGVVVAHTATPDSALAHLRRAIDAYARAVRLAPDDLDHRVDLAAGHVNLGDYLGHPYFPNAERPDAALVQYARARALIESVPEPERSLYALRIDGITYEREGNLHRSRGDLDAAVAPLRRSNELRQLIAARPDADADAIRDAGIGTEALGLLAIERGRFGEAERSLLAAQTVYQRLADADPKSANARQTLAFGHLNLARLYGDPDGPDLGRPAEARRHAAEGARIFRALAEADPDNDRLQSLADDAETTRDRIR